From a region of the Candidatus Brocadia sp. genome:
- the typA gene encoding translational GTPase TypA: MTQLVRDDVRNVAIIAHVDHGKTTLVDQLLKQSGTFRSNQQIQNVERIMDSNDLERERGITILAKNTAINYKGVKINIIDTPGHADFGGEVERVLKMADGVLLLVDAAEGTMPQTRFVLRKALSYNLRPLVVINKIDRPDARCEEVLNEVFDLFVELNATDEQLDFTVIYASGREGYAKLTLEEKNEDIVPLLDTILHYIPKPSGDPNAPLQLQVTSLDYNDYVGRIGIGRVFMGSIQAGQQVTRIDKDNRQTVHRVTELFTFTGLGRQTAKSAQAGDIVALTGIENIDISDTIASIENPQAMPKISIDEPTLSMIFSVNNSPFCGQDGKYVTSRNLRERLYRELRSNVALKVDDTETPDAFRVSGRGLLHLSVLIENMRREGYEVQVSKPKVIFKQLKGGKAEPVEYVVIDVPKEYEGHVISMMGTRKGEMLSMDTDKDITHFEFKVPSRGLIGLRNRLLSSTRGEAVMYHNFYDYEPYKGDIAHRIQGVLISMANGEATAYALDGLQDRGIMFIKPGDRVYEGMIVGEHCEQNDITVNIIRAKKATNIRCATAEKGIKLPPPREFSLEMALEYIEDDELVEITPKTFRLRKKLLTENDRRITRRQQAVESVETSVENA; the protein is encoded by the coding sequence ATGACGCAATTAGTAAGAGATGATGTGCGGAATGTGGCAATTATTGCCCATGTTGATCATGGCAAGACCACCCTGGTCGACCAGTTGCTCAAGCAAAGTGGCACATTCCGGTCGAATCAGCAGATTCAAAACGTAGAAAGGATTATGGATTCCAACGACCTGGAGCGTGAGCGTGGCATTACGATCCTGGCGAAAAATACCGCTATTAACTACAAAGGCGTAAAAATCAATATCATTGATACCCCGGGACATGCTGATTTTGGCGGTGAGGTCGAGCGCGTCCTCAAGATGGCCGATGGAGTGTTGTTGCTCGTTGATGCGGCTGAGGGGACAATGCCGCAGACGCGGTTTGTGCTCCGCAAGGCACTGAGTTACAATCTCAGACCCCTCGTGGTGATTAACAAGATTGACCGGCCCGATGCCCGCTGTGAAGAGGTGTTGAATGAGGTCTTTGATCTCTTCGTTGAACTCAATGCAACAGATGAGCAGTTGGACTTTACCGTGATTTATGCGAGCGGCAGGGAGGGGTATGCAAAACTGACCCTGGAGGAGAAAAACGAAGATATTGTCCCGCTGCTCGATACCATCCTGCATTATATTCCAAAACCGAGCGGTGATCCGAATGCCCCTCTGCAACTGCAGGTGACGTCACTGGATTATAATGACTACGTGGGCAGGATCGGGATTGGCAGGGTTTTTATGGGCAGCATCCAGGCGGGGCAGCAGGTTACGCGGATTGACAAGGATAACCGGCAGACCGTGCATCGGGTAACAGAACTTTTTACTTTTACCGGACTGGGACGGCAGACGGCAAAATCGGCTCAGGCCGGCGACATTGTTGCCCTCACCGGAATTGAGAATATTGACATCAGCGATACGATTGCGTCAATTGAAAATCCCCAGGCCATGCCAAAAATCAGCATCGATGAACCCACGCTTTCTATGATATTTTCCGTAAATAATTCTCCCTTCTGCGGCCAGGACGGAAAATACGTTACGAGCCGGAATCTGAGGGAAAGGCTGTACCGCGAACTCCGGTCAAATGTGGCCCTCAAGGTAGACGATACGGAAACACCGGATGCCTTCCGGGTATCGGGACGGGGACTGTTGCATCTTTCCGTGCTGATTGAAAACATGCGCCGCGAGGGATATGAGGTGCAGGTTTCCAAACCAAAAGTGATCTTCAAACAATTGAAAGGAGGGAAGGCAGAGCCGGTGGAATATGTGGTCATTGACGTACCCAAAGAATATGAGGGACACGTCATTTCTATGATGGGCACACGAAAGGGAGAAATGCTGAGCATGGATACGGATAAGGACATTACTCACTTTGAGTTTAAAGTGCCCTCCCGCGGTTTGATCGGTCTCAGGAACCGTCTCCTGAGCTCTACCCGCGGTGAAGCGGTGATGTATCACAATTTTTATGATTACGAACCGTACAAAGGTGATATTGCCCACCGCATTCAGGGGGTGTTGATTTCTATGGCCAACGGTGAAGCAACCGCATATGCCCTGGATGGCCTGCAGGACAGAGGGATTATGTTCATAAAACCCGGCGACCGGGTATATGAAGGAATGATTGTGGGGGAGCACTGTGAGCAGAATGACATTACGGTGAATATTATCAGGGCAAAAAAGGCCACAAATATCAGGTGTGCCACGGCAGAAAAGGGGATCAAGCTGCCGCCTCCGAGGGAGTTTTCGCTGGAAATGGCCCTTGAGTATATTGAGGATGATGAATTGGTTGAAATTACCCCAAAGACCTTCCGCCTAAGAAAGAAACTGCTTACCGAGAATGACCGAAGGATTACCCGACGGCAGCAGGCCGTGGAATCAGTTGAGACATCTGTAGAGAACGCCTGA
- a CDS encoding ion transporter, translated as MKKIEPHLSEKTFRGKLFRVIYESGTIGGKLFNVTLISCIVISVLIVSLDSIESVSIRYGKALLYAEWVITILFSIEFALRITCVKKPLKYLFSFMGLVDLLSILPLYLSFFFTGTKYFVVIRTFRILRIFRILKMWNFVEASHQLTKALYISSIKIGVFILFLLVLVVIIGSLMHLIEGGKHGFDSIPHSIYWAIVTLTTVGYGDIAPKTPAGRLFASVIMLLGYGIIAVPTGIVTAELVKFTKIPHAKSVHSCPSCGKEGHDTDAHFCKFCGEKL; from the coding sequence ATGAAAAAGATTGAACCGCACCTTTCCGAAAAAACTTTCAGGGGAAAACTTTTCAGGGTTATCTACGAATCTGGCACCATAGGGGGTAAGTTGTTTAATGTTACCCTCATCTCTTGTATCGTAATCAGCGTTCTCATTGTATCACTCGATAGTATCGAGAGTGTCAGCATTCGTTATGGGAAAGCATTATTATATGCTGAATGGGTCATAACGATCCTTTTCAGCATTGAGTTTGCGCTCAGAATCACGTGTGTAAAAAAACCCCTGAAATATCTTTTCAGCTTTATGGGTTTGGTCGATCTCCTTTCTATCCTTCCCTTGTATCTCAGTTTCTTTTTTACCGGGACAAAGTACTTCGTCGTCATCCGAACGTTCCGCATATTGCGGATCTTCAGAATCTTAAAAATGTGGAATTTTGTCGAGGCCTCTCACCAGTTAACAAAGGCCCTTTATATCAGTTCCATTAAAATCGGGGTATTTATTCTCTTTCTCCTCGTGCTTGTCGTTATCATTGGGTCCCTGATGCATCTCATTGAAGGCGGAAAACATGGCTTTGACAGTATTCCCCATAGTATCTACTGGGCTATTGTAACCCTCACTACCGTAGGTTATGGCGATATTGCGCCTAAAACACCCGCAGGCAGATTATTTGCTTCCGTCATTATGCTTTTAGGTTATGGAATCATCGCAGTCCCAACAGGGATTGTGACTGCCGAATTAGTAAAATTTACCAAGATACCACACGCCAAATCTGTCCATAGTTGCCCTTCCTGCGGCAAAGAAGGACATGACACCGACGCCCACTTCTGTAAATTCTGCGGGGAGAAATTGTAG
- the larC gene encoding nickel pincer cofactor biosynthesis protein LarC → MKIAYFDCFSGISGDMTLGAFVDAGLDINVLQEQLARLHIHGYALSAEKVKRAGISGTKVHVTISSPHTSASAPHHDHRHHAHLRLSDIRAIIEKSTLHHTVKDDSIKIFQRLAMVEAKVHNSTVEEVHFHEVGAIDSIIDIVGSVIAIRHLGIEKIYFSPVPTGYGYTTCEHGSFPVPPPATAELLKNQLLKSVNIEKELTTPTGAAIITTLGEGLRTNPEMKVIQIGYGAGSNDNPNIPNLLRVFIGETMCQESDEMWIVETNIDNMTGEILGYVMDKLFDAGAADAYFTPIQMKKGRPGTIVSAIVSELHLPSVESVLFNETTTFGVRKYKVLRKILAREMTEFDSSLGKIKVKIGRSNDDLKTVSPEYEDCKRIASEKGIPLRQVYSIISKELGRL, encoded by the coding sequence ATGAAAATTGCATACTTTGACTGTTTTTCTGGTATTAGCGGAGATATGACCCTTGGGGCGTTTGTTGACGCCGGGCTTGATATTAACGTCTTGCAAGAGCAACTTGCAAGACTCCACATCCACGGTTACGCATTATCGGCAGAAAAGGTGAAACGCGCCGGAATCAGCGGCACCAAGGTTCATGTGACGATCTCTTCGCCGCACACCTCAGCCAGCGCTCCGCATCACGACCATCGCCACCATGCACACTTAAGACTTTCTGACATCCGGGCAATCATAGAAAAAAGCACCCTCCATCATACGGTAAAAGACGACAGCATCAAAATTTTTCAAAGACTTGCCATGGTTGAAGCAAAAGTCCATAATAGTACGGTGGAAGAAGTCCATTTTCATGAAGTTGGTGCAATTGACTCAATCATTGATATTGTCGGTTCCGTGATTGCCATCAGGCATTTGGGAATCGAAAAGATCTATTTTTCTCCTGTACCTACGGGATATGGATACACGACATGCGAGCATGGATCATTCCCCGTCCCTCCTCCGGCAACAGCAGAACTGCTGAAGAACCAGTTATTAAAGTCTGTCAATATTGAAAAGGAATTAACCACACCGACGGGCGCTGCCATCATAACGACCCTTGGCGAAGGTTTGCGCACCAATCCGGAAATGAAAGTCATTCAGATTGGCTACGGAGCGGGGAGTAATGATAATCCAAACATCCCGAATTTATTGCGCGTCTTTATTGGTGAAACAATGTGCCAGGAATCCGACGAAATGTGGATCGTCGAAACCAATATTGACAATATGACGGGTGAGATATTGGGCTACGTTATGGATAAATTGTTTGATGCAGGTGCGGCAGACGCCTATTTTACCCCAATCCAGATGAAAAAAGGGCGACCGGGAACTATCGTCAGCGCCATCGTTTCTGAACTGCATCTCCCGTCCGTTGAGTCCGTTTTATTCAACGAAACAACGACATTTGGCGTCAGGAAATACAAGGTACTTCGGAAAATCCTTGCGCGGGAAATGACGGAGTTTGACAGCTCCCTTGGGAAAATCAAGGTAAAGATCGGAAGGTCTAACGACGATCTGAAAACGGTTTCCCCTGAATATGAAGATTGCAAACGGATAGCAAGCGAAAAGGGAATCCCTCTCAGGCAAGTATACAGCATCATTTCAAAAGAATTAGGTCGTCTATAG
- the nadD gene encoding nicotinate-nucleotide adenylyltransferase, whose amino-acid sequence MDIGVFGGSFNPIHIGHLIVAEEVYQQRRLSKVIFVPTGISPHKEERNLLDSFHRYQMVKYAIKDNEHFEVSDLEIKRAGKSYTIDTICALKDGYGKHHNLFLIMGTDMIIEISTWKDIDLLSRMCHFVVVNRFPMMPNGSNPSFPSQTSNLRCTEIFSPEKKAEIEQLKVTIPHIGISSTEIRERLQNGRSIRYLVPRCVEEYIRASNIYVKA is encoded by the coding sequence ATGGATATTGGTGTCTTTGGCGGATCGTTTAACCCAATACATATTGGGCATCTTATTGTTGCGGAGGAGGTGTATCAGCAGCGGCGATTATCGAAGGTTATCTTTGTTCCAACAGGAATATCCCCCCATAAGGAAGAAAGAAACTTGCTCGATTCTTTTCACCGGTATCAGATGGTGAAATATGCTATAAAAGATAATGAGCATTTTGAGGTATCTGATTTGGAAATCAAACGGGCTGGAAAATCATATACCATCGATACCATTTGCGCCTTAAAAGATGGGTACGGAAAACACCATAATTTGTTTCTGATCATGGGTACGGACATGATCATCGAGATAAGCACCTGGAAAGACATTGACCTGCTTTCCAGGATGTGTCATTTTGTAGTTGTTAACCGTTTCCCGATGATGCCAAATGGGAGTAATCCCTCATTCCCTTCTCAAACGTCGAATCTGCGCTGCACTGAAATATTCTCCCCCGAGAAAAAAGCGGAGATTGAGCAACTAAAGGTTACGATACCGCACATTGGCATATCATCAACGGAAATCAGGGAGAGACTGCAAAACGGGCGCAGCATACGATATTTGGTTCCCCGCTGTGTGGAAGAATATATTAGGGCAAGCAATATTTATGTAAAAGCGTAA
- a CDS encoding DUF393 domain-containing protein produces MRKPEPVVIIYDDKCSLCRGCRRWIELHAIQRNVFEFIPCRSEERRRRFPELNDDVCVQSFQLVLPQKQILAGDTALPEILIRLRGYRWLQILFQLPVSKACLYAAYRWISNNRYLISKTIKPLIQE; encoded by the coding sequence ATGCGTAAACCCGAACCGGTGGTGATTATTTATGACGACAAGTGCAGCTTATGCCGTGGATGCAGGCGATGGATTGAGTTGCACGCCATCCAAAGGAACGTCTTTGAATTTATTCCCTGCCGATCAGAAGAACGCAGACGCAGATTTCCTGAATTGAATGATGATGTCTGTGTACAGTCCTTTCAATTAGTGCTTCCGCAAAAACAGATTCTTGCCGGCGATACGGCATTGCCGGAGATACTCATCCGGCTAAGAGGATACCGGTGGTTACAGATATTATTTCAATTGCCGGTAAGTAAAGCCTGCCTCTATGCAGCATACCGATGGATTTCCAATAACAGATACCTCATTTCAAAAACCATTAAGCCTCTCATTCAGGAATAG
- a CDS encoding GGDEF domain-containing protein, with protein MKREDVIKIVLKSESLPTLPAVACKLISISSQEEIGMKEIANLVSKDASLSAKVLKIANSALYNFPVKISNVHQAASRIGLNAIRSLVLSFSFLSIKAKNAGNTFNYEMFWEKSLANAVAAKLVMAEVSKSDGEEIFISGLLQNIGELIMAGCFPKQYAQVLQETSGSENDPAGAEEQIIGADHAYIGYEIAKKWGFPQELLIPILYHHSPQNYKDDDSKLRLAVNVVHLSGIVANILYSTNPQKYHQMFLDVSKATFGFNDTVVSRIMDNVVTEINETAGLFGLHVKNHKPIEEILQEANASLSSINLTYDQMNRELNDTKIQLQRLTKELEEKNKHLENLVQLDSLTEVYNQGCFQKMLENQISLAVRKNSSLSLIMIDVDYFKSINDNYGHLVGDAILKEFCALMRKSFLDHDMIFRYGGEEFAIILAGMAERDARIVAERLRESIANHTFIVHNNKHHVTASFGVAGIMPALDGLTKKDLIAFADAALLESKKTGRNRVSVYSQKKNLLSQPA; from the coding sequence ATGAAAAGAGAAGATGTCATAAAAATCGTTTTAAAATCAGAGTCCCTGCCTACCCTGCCAGCCGTTGCATGCAAACTCATCTCCATCTCGTCTCAGGAAGAAATAGGAATGAAGGAAATTGCAAACCTGGTATCGAAAGATGCCTCTCTGTCTGCAAAGGTATTGAAAATAGCCAATTCAGCCCTCTACAATTTCCCGGTAAAAATAAGCAATGTGCATCAGGCTGCTTCAAGAATCGGATTGAACGCAATCAGGAGCTTAGTGCTTTCCTTTTCATTTTTATCAATCAAGGCAAAGAACGCGGGAAATACTTTCAACTATGAGATGTTTTGGGAAAAATCCCTTGCGAACGCAGTCGCAGCAAAACTTGTCATGGCTGAGGTTAGCAAATCTGACGGAGAAGAGATATTCATCTCCGGACTCTTACAAAACATAGGAGAACTGATTATGGCTGGATGCTTCCCCAAGCAGTATGCACAAGTATTGCAGGAAACATCGGGTAGCGAAAACGATCCTGCTGGAGCGGAAGAACAAATTATTGGAGCAGATCATGCATATATTGGCTATGAGATTGCTAAAAAGTGGGGATTCCCTCAGGAGTTACTCATCCCTATTCTCTATCACCATTCACCGCAAAACTATAAGGACGACGACAGCAAGCTCAGGCTTGCGGTCAACGTTGTCCATTTATCAGGAATTGTTGCGAATATCCTTTATTCAACGAACCCTCAGAAATATCACCAAATGTTTCTGGATGTGTCAAAGGCAACGTTCGGTTTCAATGATACCGTTGTTAGCAGGATAATGGATAATGTCGTCACAGAAATCAACGAGACCGCCGGATTGTTTGGCCTTCATGTCAAGAACCACAAGCCAATTGAGGAGATACTGCAAGAAGCCAACGCGTCTCTCAGCAGCATAAACTTAACGTACGATCAAATGAACCGGGAACTGAACGACACGAAAATCCAATTGCAGAGGCTTACCAAAGAACTTGAAGAAAAAAACAAACACCTTGAAAATCTTGTACAATTGGACAGCTTAACAGAAGTATATAATCAGGGTTGCTTTCAAAAAATGCTCGAAAATCAAATCAGCCTGGCAGTTCGTAAAAATTCATCGCTTAGTTTAATTATGATCGATGTCGATTATTTCAAAAGTATTAATGACAATTACGGCCATTTGGTGGGCGACGCTATTTTAAAAGAATTCTGTGCCTTAATGAGAAAATCTTTTCTGGATCACGACATGATCTTTCGGTATGGGGGTGAAGAATTCGCCATTATCCTTGCTGGCATGGCTGAGCGTGATGCCAGAATTGTTGCTGAACGGTTACGGGAATCGATTGCCAACCATACCTTTATAGTTCATAACAACAAACATCATGTTACAGCCAGTTTTGGGGTTGCGGGCATAATGCCGGCACTCGATGGTCTTACAAAAAAAGACCTTATTGCCTTTGCGGACGCAGCCCTCCTTGAATCCAAAAAAACAGGGCGCAACAGAGTTTCGGTGTATAGTCAGAAAAAGAATTTACTCTCCCAGCCCGCTTAA
- the murQ gene encoding N-acetylmuramic acid 6-phosphate etherase has protein sequence MEMEDRSQLLTEQRNQRTFNIDCKTTLEIIDSINAEDANVFTAVHKEREHIAKAVDVIVSAFRDGGRLLYVGAGTSGRLGILDASECPPTYGTDPGLIMGIIAGGEKAVFQSVEGAEDFPENGAKDIQLREVSHKDVVVGITTGGTTPYVMGALFEAKKRNAKTIFLCCNKETTPHFDVDVVIRPITGPEVITGSTRMKAGTATKLILNMLTTASMIKIGKVYENLMVDLRATNAKLTDRAERIIMTVTGISREAAKKLLEAAFGNAKVAIVMQKLGVDYPEARKRLDAQGGFVRKVLE, from the coding sequence ATGGAGATGGAAGATCGTTCTCAATTGCTCACCGAACAGCGCAATCAGCGTACTTTCAATATCGATTGCAAAACCACCCTGGAGATTATTGATAGTATCAATGCCGAGGATGCCAATGTCTTTACCGCCGTCCACAAGGAACGGGAACATATTGCAAAGGCGGTTGACGTAATTGTTTCGGCTTTTCGGGATGGTGGCCGGCTTCTGTATGTGGGTGCTGGTACCAGCGGAAGACTGGGTATTCTGGATGCATCGGAATGCCCTCCTACCTATGGCACCGACCCCGGCCTTATTATGGGAATCATTGCCGGTGGTGAAAAGGCCGTCTTTCAATCGGTAGAGGGGGCTGAAGATTTCCCGGAAAATGGCGCAAAGGACATCCAGCTAAGAGAGGTGAGCCATAAGGACGTCGTTGTGGGCATCACGACGGGCGGAACAACTCCCTATGTGATGGGGGCGCTTTTTGAAGCAAAAAAGCGCAACGCAAAAACTATCTTCCTCTGCTGCAACAAAGAAACCACCCCCCATTTTGACGTCGACGTCGTCATCAGGCCAATTACAGGCCCTGAAGTCATAACCGGATCTACCCGGATGAAGGCTGGCACCGCTACAAAACTTATCCTAAACATGCTGACCACGGCTTCTATGATTAAGATTGGCAAGGTCTATGAGAACCTTATGGTCGATCTCAGGGCTACCAACGCAAAGCTTACGGACCGTGCAGAGCGCATCATTATGACGGTTACCGGTATCAGCCGTGAAGCTGCGAAGAAACTGCTGGAAGCTGCTTTTGGGAATGCAAAGGTTGCTATCGTTATGCAGAAACTGGGTGTCGATTACCCGGAGGCAAGGAAAAGGCTCGATGCGCAGGGTGGTTTTGTCAGAAAGGTTTTGGAATAA
- the lysS gene encoding lysine--tRNA ligase: MEHFEQERLDKLQKLREKGVEPYGKRYDNTQSIQSILDSFIADRDDIKIRAAGRISTMRPHGKTAFLDIRDWTGKIQVYIKLDKVGPEKFELFKLLDLGDIVGVEGALFKTRTGEITIYADDFTVLTKSLLTPPEKWHGLKDVELRHRQRYVDLFTNTEVMDTFLKRIKIMKHIRKFLDDRGFVEVETPMMQSIPGGAVARPFITHHNALDIDLYLRIAPELYLKRLLVGGMERVYEINRNFRNEGISTKHNPEFTMMELYQAYSDYNGMMELTEGLVTSLVKELYGGYEIPFGERKIDMTPPWRRATFCELLKECSGVSFEDEAGLMRKSKELGLETQGVDRDNMANNIFEHTVEPTLNNPTFVLDYPTSICPLTKACEYDPRFAQRFELYMASMEVANSYSELNDAPEQDKRFREQLGTESDITGKIDEDFLTALKYGMPPAGGLGIGIDRLIMILTNNVSIREVILFPLLKPK, encoded by the coding sequence ATGGAACATTTCGAACAGGAACGTCTTGATAAACTCCAAAAGCTGCGCGAAAAAGGGGTAGAACCCTATGGAAAACGATACGACAATACACAATCTATACAGTCAATTTTGGATAGCTTTATCGCAGACCGGGACGATATAAAGATCAGGGCTGCCGGGCGCATCTCAACCATGCGACCTCATGGGAAAACGGCGTTTTTAGACATACGAGACTGGACGGGGAAGATACAGGTCTATATAAAACTTGACAAAGTTGGGCCGGAAAAATTTGAGCTGTTTAAATTACTAGATCTGGGCGATATTGTCGGCGTGGAAGGCGCACTCTTTAAGACCAGGACCGGCGAAATCACTATTTATGCGGATGACTTTACCGTCCTCACAAAATCCCTGCTAACACCGCCGGAGAAGTGGCACGGACTGAAAGACGTGGAGTTACGGCACCGGCAGCGGTACGTCGATTTGTTTACCAATACCGAGGTCATGGATACCTTCCTGAAACGGATAAAGATCATGAAACACATACGGAAATTCCTGGACGACCGGGGGTTTGTAGAGGTGGAAACGCCCATGATGCAGTCGATCCCCGGCGGCGCCGTGGCACGGCCTTTCATTACCCATCACAATGCCCTCGATATCGATCTCTATCTGAGGATCGCCCCGGAGCTCTATCTCAAGAGACTGCTCGTCGGGGGAATGGAACGGGTCTATGAGATTAACCGTAATTTCAGGAATGAAGGCATCTCCACAAAACACAACCCGGAATTTACCATGATGGAGCTCTATCAGGCATACAGTGACTACAACGGCATGATGGAGCTTACGGAAGGACTGGTGACATCGCTGGTGAAGGAACTGTACGGTGGATATGAGATACCTTTTGGTGAACGGAAGATTGACATGACGCCGCCCTGGCGCCGGGCAACTTTCTGTGAATTGCTAAAGGAGTGCAGCGGGGTGAGTTTTGAAGACGAGGCTGGATTGATGAGAAAGTCAAAGGAATTGGGACTGGAGACCCAGGGTGTAGACAGGGACAATATGGCCAACAATATCTTTGAGCATACCGTAGAACCGACGTTGAACAATCCCACCTTTGTGTTAGACTACCCCACCTCAATATGTCCCTTAACAAAGGCCTGTGAGTACGACCCGCGTTTTGCCCAGCGGTTTGAGCTGTACATGGCGTCGATGGAAGTTGCCAATTCGTATTCAGAGCTTAACGACGCCCCGGAACAAGACAAGCGGTTCCGCGAGCAGTTAGGCACCGAGTCCGATATTACCGGCAAGATAGACGAGGATTTCCTTACCGCTTTGAAATACGGTATGCCTCCGGCGGGCGGGCTTGGGATTGGCATTGACAGGCTTATCATGATCCTTACCAACAATGTCTCCATTCGGGAGGTCATCCTCTTCCCGCTCCTGAAGCCAAAATAA
- a CDS encoding polysaccharide deacetylase family protein: protein MTKIDETLYVAISLDIDPDANSAVEGRYDALSCPTENGTVTIGACKRGLQKILELFDIYDIDATLFYEARTAQILVADGMNLPKLSERHEVSCHSLEHEDFLGTVSGMPMEEETLEEAITKARNILERIFGRDIKGFRAPYTRINQTVVKVIERQGFQYDSSETITLGAEWTGSPFPLETFDSNLWELALPACYDTKGKKLSSYLWAIFEGRRGSGDYLDAVLQARDVAKGGLFIFSIHPWHLYTNCQGIPFTEAQVRENLGNLESILSQLKRMQGVHIIRQDHYLDQWLQSSGVKSTIIPESSA, encoded by the coding sequence ATGACAAAGATTGACGAGACTCTCTATGTAGCAATCTCTCTGGATATCGACCCGGATGCCAATAGTGCCGTTGAAGGACGGTATGATGCCCTTTCTTGCCCTACGGAGAACGGCACGGTAACCATCGGGGCATGTAAAAGAGGATTGCAAAAGATCCTGGAACTTTTTGACATCTATGATATAGACGCTACCCTGTTCTATGAGGCAAGAACCGCACAGATACTCGTTGCAGACGGAATGAATTTGCCAAAGTTGTCTGAAAGGCATGAAGTGTCCTGTCATTCTTTAGAACACGAGGATTTTTTAGGAACGGTATCCGGCATGCCTATGGAAGAGGAGACCTTAGAGGAGGCGATAACAAAGGCACGCAATATCCTGGAAAGGATTTTTGGAAGAGATATCAAGGGATTCCGGGCGCCGTATACCAGGATCAATCAGACTGTGGTGAAGGTCATAGAACGGCAGGGCTTTCAGTACGATTCATCTGAAACGATAACACTGGGCGCTGAATGGACGGGGAGTCCGTTTCCCCTGGAAACGTTTGATTCGAATCTTTGGGAACTGGCGTTGCCTGCCTGTTATGATACAAAGGGCAAGAAGCTGTCTTCGTACCTGTGGGCTATTTTTGAAGGAAGAAGGGGCTCCGGCGATTATCTTGATGCAGTTTTGCAGGCACGAGATGTAGCCAAAGGCGGGCTCTTTATCTTTTCGATCCACCCGTGGCATCTGTATACAAATTGTCAGGGAATCCCATTTACCGAAGCACAAGTCCGGGAAAATCTGGGAAATTTGGAATCTATCCTTTCCCAATTAAAACGGATGCAGGGGGTTCACATAATCCGACAGGATCATTATCTGGATCAATGGTTGCAATCATCGGGTGTAAAGAGTACAATAATTCCTGAAAGTTCGGCGTGA